Proteins found in one Parasteatoda tepidariorum isolate YZ-2023 chromosome 7, CAS_Ptep_4.0, whole genome shotgun sequence genomic segment:
- the LOC122272480 gene encoding uncharacterized protein has product MCNEALIAIEDLCIIIANLPLSHFSMPSPNRSASDILNTDMNRELQYNTIEMAENVTRNVPLMNEEQRNIYDCIMLAVSAGQGGFFLDAPGGTGKACIISLILAEIRSNNSIALAVASSGIAVTLLDGGRIAHLVFKLPLNIQNNPDAVCNIKKQSSMATVLKHCRIIIWDECTMAHKHSLEALNWTLKDIKNNDKLFGGTLLLLSGDFRQTLPVIPRSTYADEINACLKSSPLWPNVEKVQLKVNMRVQMLQDPSAETFSKQLLDISDGKVTGRKGDFSSKKCGRQRIESEDTTVIAR; this is encoded by the coding sequence ATGTGCAATGAAGCACTGATTGCTATTGAGGATCTTTGCATTATTATTGCCAACTTGCCACTCAGTCATTTCAGTATGCCTTCGCCAAATCGAAGTGCATCTGATATATTAAACACTGACATGAATCGTGAActtcaatacaatacaatagaAATGGCAGAGAATGTCACTCGCAATGTTCCACTAATGAATGAAGAACAAAGGAACATTTATGACTGCATTATGCTCGCAGTTTCGGCAGGACAAGGTGGATTTTTTTTGGATGCACCAGGTGGAACTGGCAAAGCATGCATTATTTCGCTAATTCTCGCTGAAATACGATCAAATAATAGCATCGCGTTGGCCGTTGCATCATCTGGCATTGCGGTAACTTTATTGGATGGAGGCAGAATAGCTCATTTAGTATTTAAGCTGccactaaatattcaaaacaaccCAGACGCAGTGTGCAACATAAAAAAGCAATCGTCTATGGCAACAGTGTTGAAACACTGTAGAATTATCATCTGGGATGAATGCACTATGGCACACAAACATTCGCTTGAGGCGTTGAACTGGAcattgaaagatataaaaaacaatgacaAATTATTTGGCGGCACTTTGTTACTCCTTTCAGGTGATTTCAGACAAACACTTCCCGTCATTCCGCGTTCAACGTACGCTGATGAGATCAATGCTTGCTTGAAATCATCTCCACTTTGGCCTAATGTTGAAAAAGTTcaactaaaagtaaatatgcGCGTTCAAATGCTTCAAGATCCATCTGCTGAAACATTCTCAAAACAATTGTTAGATATCAGTGATGGAAAAGTTACTGGCAGAAAGGGCGATTTTAGCAGCAAAAAATGTGGACGTCAACGAATAGAATCTGAGGATACAACAGTTATTGCCAGGTAA